In Erigeron canadensis isolate Cc75 chromosome 1, C_canadensis_v1, whole genome shotgun sequence, a single window of DNA contains:
- the LOC122587705 gene encoding uncharacterized protein LOC122587705, with the protein METILKAHGLFEISTEDNVDEKKENITKAMVFQTLPQDVLTQVAQYESAKEVWDSIKVKYLGADLVQKARLQTLRIELETLRMKANEKVSDYEGKLSSIKAKFKGLGETLKDKVLVRKLLNSVPKKFLPIVASIEQCEDLDKMLFEEAVGKLIAFEERLKSQDEHEENYQDKLLMASSSNQGRGRNFNKVGKGRGRDTKQGEQGKNKMRCYNCGEFGHLAYECTKWKEKDKNEVSHLVYHSDEDSTLL; encoded by the coding sequence ATGGAAACAATCTTAAAGGCTCATGGTTTGTTTGAAATCAGTACCGAAGATAATGTGGAtgagaagaaagaaaatataaccAAGGCAATGGTCTTTCAAACATTGCCACAAGATGTCTTAACGCAAGTTGCACAATACGAAAGtgcaaaggaagtatgggattcGATCAAAGTCAAGTATCTGGGTGCGGATCTAGTTCAAAAGGCACGACTGCAAACCTTGAGGATTGAACTAGAGACGCTAAGGATGAAGGCAAATGAAAAAGTAAGCGATTATGAAGGAAAGTTAAGTAGTATAAAAGCCAAGTTTAAGGGCCTTGGTGAAACTTTGAAAGATAAGGTGCTAGTAAGGAAACTACTTAACTCTGTTCCAAAGAAGTTTCTACCTATCGTGGCGTCTATTGAACAATGTGAAGATTTGGACAAAATGTTGTTTGAAGAAGCCGTTGGAAAACTAATTGCTTTTGAAGAACGACTCAAAAGTCAAGACGAACATGAAGAAAATTATCAAGACAAACTTTTGATGGCAAGTTCAAGCAATCAAGGAAGAGGGAGAAACTTTAACAAAGTAGGAAAGGGACGAGGAAGAGATACGAAGCAAGGAGAACAAGGCAAGAATAAAATGAGATGCTATAATTGTGGTGAATTTGGTCACCTTGCTTACGAATGTACCAAATGGAAGGAGAAAGACAAGAATGAAGTATCACACCTCGTTTATCACTCCGATGAAGATTCAACCTTGCTGTAA
- the LOC122581251 gene encoding protein CANDIDATE G-PROTEIN COUPLED RECEPTOR 7-like, giving the protein MPPIKSPLQILISLLLLLFLIPLTTSEIHSTHIQSDTRSTIPISEFGFTHTGRLHLNLTHIQFSPPEPDLSRIGFFLCTRDSIVNVIQQLQSNQISCPLDSTAVKTIFTFNHLKPTTTTPSYDVVFNITDANQFTLVFANCENGKFKVSVDVVSVMYNLDVKNNYRRDYLSAGKTNLPLIYFLFFLMYVLLCGIWVYVLYIRKSSVFRIHVFMLAVLILKGLNLLCETEDKSYIKKTGTAHGWDVLFYIFSFLKGITLFTLIVLIGTGWSFLKPYLQDREKKVLMIVIPLQVVANVAQVVIDETGPFGEDSYTWRQVFLLVDIVCCCAVLFPIIWSIKNLREAAMTDGKAAVNLMKLTLFRQYYVVVICYIYFTRVAVYVLETITSYKYAWTSVLAAEMATLAFYVFTGYNFRPKAHNPYFAIDDEEEEAAVEILKYEDEFEL; this is encoded by the coding sequence ATGCCCCCAATCAAATCCCCCCTCCAGATCCTCATCTCGCTCCTCCTCCTTCTCTTCCTAATCCCACTAACCACCTCCGAAATCCACTCAACCCATATCCAATCCGACACCCGCTCCACAATCCCCATTTCCGAATTCGGGTTCACCCATACCGGCCGTCTCCACCTCAACTTAACCCATATCCAATTCTCCCCACCCGAACCCGACCTTTCCCGAATCGGGTTTTTCCTCTGTACCCGTGACTCAATTGTCAACGTCATCCAACAACTTCAATCCAATCAAATTTCTTGCCCACTTGATTCAACCGCTGTAAAAACAATTTTCACTTTTAACCATCTTAAACCCACTACAACTACCCCTTCATACGACGTCGTTTTCAATATTACTGATGCTAATCAATTTACCCTCGTTTTCGCTAACTGTGAAAATGGTAAATTTAAAGTTTCTGTTGATGTTGTTTCTGTTATGTATAATCTTGATGTGAAAAATAATTACCGCCGTGATTATTTGTCTGCTGGTAAAACAAATTTACCCCTtatatatttcttgttttttttgaTGTATGTGTTGCTATGTGGAATATGGGTTTATGTTCTTTACATTAGGAAATCGTCGGTTTTTCGGATTCATGTTTTTATGTTGGCTGTATTGATACTAAAAGGATTGAACTTGTTGTGTGAAACCGAGGATAAATCATATATTAAGAAAACCGGGACGGCTCATGGTTGGgatgttttgttttatatatttagtttctTGAAAGGGATTACATTGTTTACTTTGATTGTTTTGATTGGGACGGGTTGGTCGTTTTTGAAACCGTATTTACAAGATAGGGAAAAGAAGGTTTTGATGATAGTTATTCCGTTACAAGTTGTTGCGAACGTTGCACAAGTGGTGATTGATGAGACGGGTCCATTTGGGGAGGACTCGTATACGTGGAGGCAAGTGTTTTTGTTGGTGGATATAGTTTGTTGTTGTGCGGTTTTGTTTCCGATTATTTGGTCTATTAAGAATTTGAGGGAAGCTGCGATGACTGATGGGAAGGCGGCTGTGAATTTGATGAAGTTGACGTTGTTTAGGCAGTACTATGTTGTCgtgatatgttatatatatttcacaaGGGTGGCGGTTTATGTGTTGGAGACGATTACGTCTTATAAGTATGCGTGGACGAGTGTGTTGGCGGCTGAAATGGCTACATTGGCGTTTTATGTGTTTACGGGATATAATTTTAGGCCAAAGGCTCATAACCCTTACTTTGcgattgatgatgaagaagaggaagctGCTGTCGAGATTTTGAAGTATGAAGATGAATTTGAATTGTGA